The genomic segment GAACCGGATCCCCCCGTCGACGCCGAGCTCGTGTGTGAAATTCGCCTCGCGTGTTGCGTCGCTGAGAACGGGCTCCGCGATCTCCACGCCCACGAGCCCCCACGTTCCGCAGGAGATGTAGGCGGCATCCGGCGAGGTCATCGGCACAGCCACGACGGCGGATGCGGTGTCGTGCGAACCGACGGCGATGACAGGGAGGTCGGCGCCGATCCGCGCGGCCATCCCTGGTGTCAGGGTGCCGAGCACGGTGCCGGGGTCGACGATGGCGGGCAGCATCCCCGACGGGATGCCGAGCGCGTGGGCGAGGTCGATGTCCCACTCGCGGGTGTGCACGTCGAGCAGTCCGGTGGTCGAGGCGTTCGTGCGTTCGGCGGCGCGGACGCCGGTCAACAGGTACGCGATCAGATCCGGGATGAGCAGTGCGGTGTCGGCATCCGATGTCCGCGCATCTGCGCGGTACTGGTAGAGGGTGTTGAACGGCAGGAACTGCAGGCCGTTGCGAGCGTAGAGGTCGGAGAAGGGCACGCGCGCGTGCACCTCCTCCACTCCTCGCGACGTGCGGCCGTCACGGTAATGGAACGGCGGGGCGAGCAGGACGCCATCGTGGAGCAGGCCGTAGTCGACCGCCCAGGCGTCGATGCCGATGCTCTCGATCGACGGTTCCCGGCGGACGGCCTTGGCGAGTCCGCGGACCACGTTCTCGAAGAGCGCGTCGAAGTCCCAGCGCAGTCCCTCCGGTGTCTCGACGGGCCCGTTGGGGAAGCGGGAGACGAGCTCGAGCTCGAGGGTCTGCGGGCCGATCCGCCCGATCATGACGCGGCCGCTCGTCGCTCCGAGGTCGACGGCCGCGACGGCGCGCACGGCCGCGCCGTCGGGCGCCCCTGTCATCGCAGGAACGCCGCCGCGACACCGGAGTCGACGGGGATGTGCAGCCCCGTCGTCCGGCTGAGCTCCGGGCCGGTGAGGACGAACACGGCGTCGGCGACGTTCTCCGGGACGACCTCGCGCTTGAGGATCGTGCGGTCCGCATAGAACTGGCCGAGGTCCTTCTCCTCGACGCCGTACGTTGCGGCACGATTGGCGCCCCAGCCGGCGGCGAAGATGCCGGATCCGCGCACCACGCCATCGGGGTTGATGCCGTTGACGCGGATGCCGTGTGCACCCAGCTCGACCGCCAGCAGGCGCACCTGATGGGCCTGGTCGGCCTTCGTCGCCGAATAGGCGATGTTGTTCGGGCCGGCGAAGACGGAGTTCTTCGACGAGATGTAGACGATGTCGCCGCCGAGCTTCTGGTCGATCAGCACACGGGCGGCGGCCTTCGACACGAGGAAGGATCCCTTCGCCATCACATCGTGCTGCAGATCCCAGTCCTTCTCGGTCGTCTCCAGCAGCGGCTTCGACAGCGACAGCCCGGCGTTGTTGACGACGAGGTCGACACCGCCGAAGGCGAGGACCGCAGCGTCGAAGGCTGCCTGGATCGCCTCGGCATCCGCGACGTTCGCGGCGACGCCGATGGCGACGTCGGTGCTCCCGAGCTCGGCCGCTGCCGACTGCGCCTTCTCGAGATCGAGGTCGGCGACGACGACGCAGGCGCCCTCGCGGGCGAGCCGGGTGGCGACGGCCTTGCCGATTCCGCTCGCCGCGCCGGTCACGAGCGCGACGCGCCCCTGGTGGGACTTCGGCTTCGGCATCCGCTGCAGCTTCGCCTCTTCCAGCGCCCAGTACTCGATCTTGAACTTCTCGGCATCCGAGATGGGCGAGTACGTCGACAGCGCCTCGGCGCCGCGCATGACGTTGATGGCGTTGACGTAGAACTCGCCGGCGACGCGAGCGGTCTGCTTGTTCGCACCGAAGCTGAACATGCCGACGCCGGGGACGAGCACGATGAGGGGGTCGGCGCCGCGGATGGCGGGGCTGTCGTCCGTCGCGTGCGCGTCGTAGTAGGCCTGGTAGTCGGCGCGGTACTCGGCGTGGAGCTCGCCGAGGCGGGCCAGTTGCTCCTCGAGGGAGGCGGTCGCCGGCAGATCGAGCAGGAGCGGCTTGACCTTCGTGCGCAGGAAGTGGTCCGGGCAGCTCGTGCCGAGGGCGGCGAGGGCCGGCGCCTTCTCGGAGGCGAGGAAGTCGAGCACCACGTCCGCATCGGTGAAGTGGCCGATCATCGGCTTGTCCGTCGAGGCGATGCCGCGGATCGTCGGCGCGAGCGCGGCTGCGCGGGCGCGACGGTCCGTCTCCGGGAGCGCCTCGAAGCCGGAACGCACGCCGCCGAAGGGTTCGGCGGCGCCGTGGTCTGCGATGTATGCGGCGGCCGTGTCGATGATCCACAGCGAGTTCGTCTCGGCTTCCTCCGACGTGTCACCCCACGCCGTGATGCCGTGACCGCCGAGGATGCATCCGATCGCCTGCGGGTGGGCGGCCTTGATCCGAGCGATGTCGAGGCCGAGCTGGAAGCCGGGGCGCCGCCAGGGGACCCACACGACGCGATCGCCGAAGATCGTCGAGGTGAGGGCTTCGCCGTCGGCGGCGGTCGCGATCGCGATGCCGGAATCCGGATGCAGGTGGTCGACGTGCGCGGCGTCGACGAGCCCGTGCATCGCGGTGTCGATGGACGGGGCTGCGCCGCCCTTGCCATGCAGGCAGTAGTCGAACGCTGCGACCATCTCGTCCTCGCGTTCGACGCCGGGATAGACATCCACGAGGGAGCGCATGCGGTCGAGTCGCAGCACGGCGAGGCCGTCCTCCGTCAGCGTGCCGAGGTCGCCGCCGGAGCCCTTCACCCACAGCAGCTCGATGGGCTGACCGGTGACGGGGTCGGTCGCCGTTCCCTTCGCCGAGGTGTTGCCGCCGGCGTAGTTGGTGTTCTTCGGGTCAGCGCCGAGCCGGTTCGATCGCTCGATGAGGGCTGCTGCTGTGGGGTTCGTCATTCTCAATCCTTGTTCGATACCTGTCGGGGCCGCGCTCAGGCGCCCCAGCCCGCCTGCACGCCGCCGACGCGCTCGGCGGCGATCTTCTCCTGGTAGCCGGAAGCTGCGTACGCCGCCATCGGGTCGGCGGCCAGCCCCCGCGACTCCCGCCACTCTGCCAGAGCGGGACGCACATCCGTGTAGAAGGCATCCATGAAGACGGCATTGGCCGTGAGGACATCGCCGGAGCGCTGGGCTGCGGTGAGGGCATCCGTGTCGACGAGCAGCGCGCGGGCCGTCATCTCCTGCACGTTCAGCACCGACCGGATCTGCCCGGGGATCTTGTCCTCGATGTTGTGGCACTGATCGAGCATGAACGCCACGTCCGGGTTGTTGAGTCCGCCACCGCGGACGACCTCGAACAGGATCCGGAACAGCTGGAACGGGTCAGCGGCGCCGACGATCAGATCATCGTCCGCGTAGAAGCGCGAGTTGAAGTCGAACGAGCCGAGCCTGCCGAGGCGCAGCAGCTGCATGACGATGAACTCGATGTTCGTCCCCGGGGCGTGGTGCCCGGTGTCCAGGCACACCATGGCCTTCTCGCCGAGAGCGCTGACCTGGGCGTACGACGTTCCCCAGTCCGGAACATCGGTGTGGTAGAACGCCGGCTCGAAGAACTTGTACTCGAGCACGAGCCGCTGATCGTCGCCGAGGCGGGCGTAGATCTCCTGGAGCGAATCCTGAAGGCGGTCCTGCCTGCCGCGGAGGTCGGCCTGTCCGGGGTAGTTCGACCCCTCGGCCAGCCAGATCTTCAGGTCCCGCGAACCCGTGGCGTCCATGACGTCGATGCACGCCAGGTGGTGATCGATCGCCTTCCGGCGGATCGCGGCATCCTCGTGGGTCAGCGCTCCGAACTTGTAGTCGTCGTCCTGGAAGGTGTTGGAGTTGACGGTGCCGAGGGCGACGCCGTGATCCTCGGCGTGCTTGCGCAGATCCTCGAAGGAGTCGACGAGGTCCCACGGGATGTGCAGCGCGACGCTCGGTGCCAGCGCGGTGTACCGGTGCACCTGGGCGGCATCGGCGATCTTCTCCCACGGGTCGCGCGGCGTGCCCGGAGTGCCGAACACCTTGAAGCGTGTTCCGGAGTTGCCGAACGCCCAGGACGGCAGCTCGATGCTCTGCTTCTCGAGTTCGGAGAGGACGGCGGGGGAGAGGACGCTCATGATGCGGGGCTTTCGTGTTCGGAGCCGGCAGACGCCGCCAGCTGATCGTCGAGGTTGAAGACTTCGGAGAGGGAGGTTGCCGCCTGGTCGGCGCGTCCGTCGAGATCGACGAAGAACTCCGCCATGGACGCCTCCCATCGGGCCGCGACCGGAGATCCGGCGAGGTACGCGCGCGCCGCATCGTCGTCGTCGGTCTCGTAGTACCCGAACAGAGTGCTGGACGCGCGGTCGAGGAAGATGGAGTAGTTCCGGCGACCGGCCGCGGCGATCTCGGCGAGCATGTCGGGCCAGACGGGACTGTGCCGCTCGATGTAGGCGTCCATCATTTCCGGGCGGACGTGGAGGGTGAAGGCGACGCGGGGCATGGCACTCCTTCGTGTGGCTCGCGCTGGCTGTGGAGGTCTCGGGAGGACGGAATATGAAACGATCCAACCGTGAATCGTTTCAAACGATAGTGTGAGGGTAAGAATCCGTCAAGAGACGCGATTCACGAGCCGGAGAGGTCGGGGGACCGCATGACCGTGAGCGTCAAGGACGTCGCCGCTGCGGCGTCCGTCTCGGTGGGCACCGTGTCGAACGTGCTGAATCGTCCGGACAAGGTGTCGCCGGCGACCGTCGCCCGTGTCCAGGCGGCGATCGATGAGCTCGGCTTCGTACGCAATGACGCCGCTCGTCAATTGCGCGCAGGGCGCAGCCGGAGCATCGGTCTCATCATCCTGGACAGCGCCAACCCCTTCTTCGCCGAGGTCGCCAGAGGCGCCGAGGAACGCGCAGCTCGGGAGGGGATGTCTGTCCTGCTCGGCAGCAGCGATCAGGTGCCGGAGCGCGAGAGCAACTACCTCGATCTGTTCCGCGAACAACGCGTCAATGGCGTACTGCTCACTCCGACGGACGTCGACGCCGACATGCTCCGGCACTTCACCGACAGTGGGACCCCGCTCGTCATCGTCGATGGGGAGATGCCGGGAGGGCGTGTTCCCTCGGTCGCCGTCGACGACGTCCGCGGGGGGATGCTGGCGGTCGAGCACCTGCTCGAGACCGGTCGCCGCCGGATCGCCTATGTCGGCGGTCCCGCGGGCATCCGGCAGGTGGCCGACCGACTCGAAGGTGCGCGGCGCGCGCTCGCCCGCGTGCCGGACGCCACGCTGGAGGTGATCGAGCAGGGTGCGCTGACGGTGCTGCACGGTCGGGATGCCGGCGAGCAGATCGCCCGTCGTCCGATCTCCGAACGGCCGGACGCCGTCTTCTGCGCGAACGATCTGCTCGCCCTCGGTGTGATGCAGGGCACCGCCATTCTCGGCGAGATGCGGATCCCGGAGGACCTCGCGCTCATCGGATACGACGACATCGACTTCGCGGAGTCGGCCGTCGTCTCGCTCTCCTCCGTGCGCCAGCCCGCGCGCACGATCGGTGCGGAGGCGGTCGAGCTGCTCCTGGAGTCGCTCGACTCTTCCGGTGCGGCCATCCGGCACGTCCGCTTCCAGCCCGAGCTCGTCGTGCGCGCGTCGACGGGGCGCTGAGAGCGCGGATTCCGGCACAGTCACCGCAGCCTCGGCGGCGAGCCCCACCCGTGTCCGTTCTGAGACACGACCGTGTCCGTTTCGAGACTTGACCGATGCCCGGTGTGTCCCTACAGTTGCCCTGAATCGAAAAATGAATCGATTCATACCCGATCCCTATCCCTCAACGAGGAGGAACCTGTGCCGAGCAGCGATGCCCCCCTGGTCCTCGAGCTCTCGGAGGTCGCCAAGTCCTTCGGCGCCGTCGTCGCGCTGCGATCCGCTGACCTCCGTCTCCACGCCGGCTCGATCCACGCGCTCATCGGCGAGAACGGCGCGGGCAAGTCGACGCTCGTGAAGATCGTCGCCGGACTCTACCGCCGCGACCGCGGTGTGTTCCGCCTCGACGGTGAGGATGTGGACTTCACGTCCACGGCGCAGTCGAAGGCCGCCGGCGTCGCGGTGATCTATCAGGAGCCGACGCTCTTCCCCGACCTCTCAGTCACCGAGAACATCTTCATGGGACGGCAGATCACGGGACGATTCGGACGCATCGACCGGAAGGCGATGCGTCACGAGGTGGAGCGTCTGTTCACCCGGCTCGGTGTCACCATCGATCCCGATCGCCCCGCCGAGGGACTCTCGATCGCCGACCAGCAGGTGATCGAGATCGCCAAGGCCGTCTCACTCGAGGCGAAGGTCCTCATCATGGACGAGCCGACGGCGGCACTGTCGAACGTCGAGGCCGAGCGTCTGTTCGCGATCGCGCGCAGCCTGCGGGACGAGGGTCGCGGCCTCATCTTCATCTCCCACCGATTCGACGAGGTGTTCGCGCTGTGCGACACCGTCACCGTCATGCGCGACGGCGCCTACATCGCGACGAGCCCGATCGACGAGACGACCCCGCAGGAACTGGTCCGCCAGATGGTCGGGCGGGAGGTCACGGATCTGTTCCCCAAGCAGGATGCCGTCATCGGAGAGCCGCTCCTGGAGGTGGAAGGACTCACCACTCCTGGTGTCTTCCACGACATCACCTTCACGGTCCGCTCGGGTGAGATCGTCGGGCTCGCAGGCCTGGTCGGCGCCGGTCGCAGCGAGATCGCCCGTGCGATCTTCGGTGTGGACACCTATCGCGAGGGCACAGTCTCCGTCCGTGGGCGCCGTATCCGCGGTGGACGTCCGACCGACGCCATGCGGGCGGGCCTCGCGCTCGTCCCGGAGGACCGCCGCAAGCAGGGCCTGGTCATCGACTCCGGGGTCGGTCGCAACATCACGATCGCGATCCGTCGTGAGCTCGCGCGTTTCGGGCTGCTCACGACGGGTATGGAGAACCGTGCCGCGCGGGAGTGGGCCAGCCGCCTCGAGGTGAAGTCCTATGCATTGGACACCGTCGCCGCGACGCTGTCGGGCGGGAACCAGCAGAAGGTCGTGCTCGCCAAATGGCTCGCGACGAAGCCGGATGTCCTCATCGTGGATGAGCCGACCCGCGGCATCGACGTCGGTACGAAGTCCGAGGTCCACCGTCTCCTCTCCGAGCTCGCGGGACAGGGAATGGGCATCCTGATGATCTCGTCCGA from the Microbacterium ginsengiterrae genome contains:
- a CDS encoding rhamnulokinase, translating into MTGAPDGAAVRAVAAVDLGATSGRVMIGRIGPQTLELELVSRFPNGPVETPEGLRWDFDALFENVVRGLAKAVRREPSIESIGIDAWAVDYGLLHDGVLLAPPFHYRDGRTSRGVEEVHARVPFSDLYARNGLQFLPFNTLYQYRADARTSDADTALLIPDLIAYLLTGVRAAERTNASTTGLLDVHTREWDIDLAHALGIPSGMLPAIVDPGTVLGTLTPGMAARIGADLPVIAVGSHDTASAVVAVPMTSPDAAYISCGTWGLVGVEIAEPVLSDATREANFTHELGVDGGIRFLHNVTGLWLLSETVRAWEAEDGAKIDLPALLEAASAVDGPVPVFDANDPSLSAPGEMPTRIADVLRAQGHAVPDGRAAFARSIIESIAAAFAGAIRSAAELSGRPIRTIHLVGGGSLNRVLCQATADRSGVPVLAGPVEATALGNVLVQARTLGAVPSTLEELRALVSRTHSPERYTPRP
- a CDS encoding bifunctional aldolase/short-chain dehydrogenase, with translation MTNPTAAALIERSNRLGADPKNTNYAGGNTSAKGTATDPVTGQPIELLWVKGSGGDLGTLTEDGLAVLRLDRMRSLVDVYPGVEREDEMVAAFDYCLHGKGGAAPSIDTAMHGLVDAAHVDHLHPDSGIAIATAADGEALTSTIFGDRVVWVPWRRPGFQLGLDIARIKAAHPQAIGCILGGHGITAWGDTSEEAETNSLWIIDTAAAYIADHGAAEPFGGVRSGFEALPETDRRARAAALAPTIRGIASTDKPMIGHFTDADVVLDFLASEKAPALAALGTSCPDHFLRTKVKPLLLDLPATASLEEQLARLGELHAEYRADYQAYYDAHATDDSPAIRGADPLIVLVPGVGMFSFGANKQTARVAGEFYVNAINVMRGAEALSTYSPISDAEKFKIEYWALEEAKLQRMPKPKSHQGRVALVTGAASGIGKAVATRLAREGACVVVADLDLEKAQSAAAELGSTDVAIGVAANVADAEAIQAAFDAAVLAFGGVDLVVNNAGLSLSKPLLETTEKDWDLQHDVMAKGSFLVSKAAARVLIDQKLGGDIVYISSKNSVFAGPNNIAYSATKADQAHQVRLLAVELGAHGIRVNGINPDGVVRGSGIFAAGWGANRAATYGVEEKDLGQFYADRTILKREVVPENVADAVFVLTGPELSRTTGLHIPVDSGVAAAFLR
- the rhaI gene encoding L-rhamnose isomerase, whose translation is MSVLSPAVLSELEKQSIELPSWAFGNSGTRFKVFGTPGTPRDPWEKIADAAQVHRYTALAPSVALHIPWDLVDSFEDLRKHAEDHGVALGTVNSNTFQDDDYKFGALTHEDAAIRRKAIDHHLACIDVMDATGSRDLKIWLAEGSNYPGQADLRGRQDRLQDSLQEIYARLGDDQRLVLEYKFFEPAFYHTDVPDWGTSYAQVSALGEKAMVCLDTGHHAPGTNIEFIVMQLLRLGRLGSFDFNSRFYADDDLIVGAADPFQLFRILFEVVRGGGLNNPDVAFMLDQCHNIEDKIPGQIRSVLNVQEMTARALLVDTDALTAAQRSGDVLTANAVFMDAFYTDVRPALAEWRESRGLAADPMAAYAASGYQEKIAAERVGGVQAGWGA
- a CDS encoding L-rhamnose mutarotase encodes the protein MPRVAFTLHVRPEMMDAYIERHSPVWPDMLAEIAAAGRRNYSIFLDRASSTLFGYYETDDDDAARAYLAGSPVAARWEASMAEFFVDLDGRADQAATSLSEVFNLDDQLAASAGSEHESPAS
- a CDS encoding LacI family DNA-binding transcriptional regulator, giving the protein MTVSVKDVAAAASVSVGTVSNVLNRPDKVSPATVARVQAAIDELGFVRNDAARQLRAGRSRSIGLIILDSANPFFAEVARGAEERAAREGMSVLLGSSDQVPERESNYLDLFREQRVNGVLLTPTDVDADMLRHFTDSGTPLVIVDGEMPGGRVPSVAVDDVRGGMLAVEHLLETGRRRIAYVGGPAGIRQVADRLEGARRALARVPDATLEVIEQGALTVLHGRDAGEQIARRPISERPDAVFCANDLLALGVMQGTAILGEMRIPEDLALIGYDDIDFAESAVVSLSSVRQPARTIGAEAVELLLESLDSSGAAIRHVRFQPELVVRASTGR
- a CDS encoding ATP-binding cassette domain-containing protein encodes the protein MPSSDAPLVLELSEVAKSFGAVVALRSADLRLHAGSIHALIGENGAGKSTLVKIVAGLYRRDRGVFRLDGEDVDFTSTAQSKAAGVAVIYQEPTLFPDLSVTENIFMGRQITGRFGRIDRKAMRHEVERLFTRLGVTIDPDRPAEGLSIADQQVIEIAKAVSLEAKVLIMDEPTAALSNVEAERLFAIARSLRDEGRGLIFISHRFDEVFALCDTVTVMRDGAYIATSPIDETTPQELVRQMVGREVTDLFPKQDAVIGEPLLEVEGLTTPGVFHDITFTVRSGEIVGLAGLVGAGRSEIARAIFGVDTYREGTVSVRGRRIRGGRPTDAMRAGLALVPEDRRKQGLVIDSGVGRNITIAIRRELARFGLLTTGMENRAAREWASRLEVKSYALDTVAATLSGGNQQKVVLAKWLATKPDVLIVDEPTRGIDVGTKSEVHRLLSELAGQGMGILMISSELPEVLGMADRVLVVREGRITAEIDRADATSENVMFAATHASEQHS